Genomic segment of Clostridia bacterium:
CTGTCCACGCACTACATGGACGAGGCCCAGGAGCTGTGCGACCGCCTGCTCGTCATCGACCACGGCAAGATCATCGCCGAGGGTTCGCCGCAGGAGTTGATCCGCCGCCACTTCGACGCGTCGATCGTCGAGTTCCGCGTCGGCGAGCCGCTCGACGACCGCCGCGCGGCCCAGCTCGGCGCGCTCCTCGGCCAGGACGGCGCCGTCCGCGGACCGGAGGTCTCCGCGCAGGTGCAGGACGTGCCGGGCGTCCTCGCCCGGCTCTTCACCTGGGCCACGGAG
This window contains:
- a CDS encoding ABC transporter ATP-binding protein; this encodes DLSGGQKQRLSIAIALVNDPQIVFLDEPTTGLDPQARRNLWDTIRALKEKGKTVVLSTHYMDEAQELCDRLLVIDHGKIIAEGSPQELIRRHFDASIVEFRVGEPLDDRRAAQLGALLGQDGAVRGPEVSAQVQDVPGVLARLFTWATEAGVSVSELAVRTASLEDLFLKLTGRSLRE